Genomic segment of Streptomyces zhihengii:
CGCGGGCCAGGCGCCCTTGAAGAACTGGATCGGGTTGACCTTGGCCACCAGGGCGAGCAGCAGCGGGTAGACGCCGAAGAGCACCAGGGCGCAGCCGATGTAGACGTCGGCGGTGAAGGTCGCGTACTTGCCGATCAGGTCCCAGCCGTAGTCGGCGATGGCGTAGCCGATGAGGCCGACGGTGCCGAGCGGGGCGAGGCGGATGACCCACCACAGGGCCTTCTGCAGCAGCTCCAGCACGGACTCGCTGAGCGCGAGGATCGGCTTGGCGCGGTCACCGAGCTTCAGGGCGGCGATACCGGCGACGGCGGCCATGAAGACGATCTGCAGGACGTTCAGCTCGGTGAACGGCGTGATGACGTCGGTCGGGACGATGCCCGTGAGGAAGTCGATCCAGCTTCCGGCGTTCTCCGGCTTCTGGCCGTCCTTCGGCGTGAGGCCGGTGCCGGAGCCGGGGTTGGTGACGAGACCGATCACCAGGCCGATCGCCACCGCGATCAGCGACGTGATCATGAACCACAGCAGGGTGCGGCTGGCCAGCCGTGCGGCGTTGTTGACCTTCCGCAGGTTGGTGATCGAGACCAGGATGGCGAAGAAGACGAGCGGTGCGACGGCGAGCTTCAGGAGCTGGACGAAGATCGAGCCGATCTGGTCCAGCGTGTCCTTCAGCCAGCTCACGTCCTGGCTGCGGGCGAGCCAGCCCAGCAGGACACCGAGGACCAGACCGGCGACGATCTGGGCCCAGAAGGGGACCTTGGGCAGGGGTATGCGGGAGCCGGACTGCTTTCCGGCAGGGGTGGACGCGGTGTTCGCGGACACGGACGCACTCCAGTGGTGAATCAGGGACGGGGCGGGGGCGGCGTGCGGCCCGCGGAGAGCGCGGTACCGCTGCAGGGGATGTGCCGGGGTCG
This window contains:
- a CDS encoding dicarboxylate/amino acid:cation symporter, which translates into the protein MSANTASTPAGKQSGSRIPLPKVPFWAQIVAGLVLGVLLGWLARSQDVSWLKDTLDQIGSIFVQLLKLAVAPLVFFAILVSITNLRKVNNAARLASRTLLWFMITSLIAVAIGLVIGLVTNPGSGTGLTPKDGQKPENAGSWIDFLTGIVPTDVITPFTELNVLQIVFMAAVAGIAALKLGDRAKPILALSESVLELLQKALWWVIRLAPLGTVGLIGYAIADYGWDLIGKYATFTADVYIGCALVLFGVYPLLLALVAKVNPIQFFKGAWPAIQLAFVSRSSVGTMPVTQKVTERLGVPKNYTSFAVPFGATTKMDGCAAIYPALAAIFIAQIFDVQLGIQDYLLIAFVSVVGSAATAGLTGATVMLTLTLSTLGLPLEGVGLLMAIDPILDMMRTATNVAGQAAVPVIVAARENILDRDKYAAASSSPVDEEEDDAADREVAAKEPVAVPA